A stretch of the Musa acuminata AAA Group cultivar baxijiao chromosome BXJ2-7, Cavendish_Baxijiao_AAA, whole genome shotgun sequence genome encodes the following:
- the LOC135617177 gene encoding CBL-interacting protein kinase 5-like gives MEKKGTILMRRYEIGRLLGQGSFAKVYHARRLASGQNVAIKVINKEKVTRVGMIEQIKREISIMRLVRHTNIVQLYEVMASKSKIYFVMEYVKGGELFNKVAKGSLKEDAARKYFQQLIGAVDFCHSRGVYHRDLKPENLLIDENGNLKVSDFGLSALKESQRQDGLLHTLCGTPAYVAPEIINKKGYDGAKADIWSCGVILYVLLAGYLPFHDSNLIEMYRKITKGEFRFPHRFPSDVRKLLTRLLDPNPNTRITIEMLVENPWFQKGFKPAVAPTPSESLSNLKDVISAFSIEINNDDRTQKAEMSEPMKPTSLNAFDIIALSPGFDLSGLFETGNREKQEARFTTQKPASAIVSKLEEIAEMEHFKVKKKDGLVKLEGRKDGRKGQLAIDAEIFEVTPAFYVVEVKKSSGDTMEYQKFCNQDLKPYLKDIVWAWQGADQHQLPPLPPAPQPNLMSGPVS, from the coding sequence ATGGAGAAGAAAGGAACCATACTGATGCGCCGCTACGAGATTGGAAGATTGCTTGGGCAGGGCAGCTTTGCAAAGGTATACCATGCTAGGAGGTTGGCTTCAGGCCAGAATGTCGCCATTAAGGTCATCAACAAGGAGAAGGTGACGCGTGTGGGAATGATTGAACAGATAAAAAGGGAGATCTCAATTATGCGCCTCGTTCGCCATACAAATATCGTGCAGCTTTATGAGGTCATGGCCAGCAAGAGCAAGATCTACTTTGTGATGGAGTATGTCAAAGGTGGTGAGCTCTTCAACAAGGTTGCAAAAGGAAGCCTCAAAGAGGATGCTGCGAGGAAATATTTTCAGCAACTGATTGGGGCAGTTGATTTCTGTCACAGCCGTGGTGTCTACCACCGCGATCTTAAGCCCGAGAACCTCCTCATCGATGAGAATGGAAACCTTAAGGTGTCGGACTTCGGACTGAGTGCCCTCAAAGAGTCACAGAGGCAAGATGGTCTACTCCACACGCTATGTGGTACACCAGCCTATGTTGCTCCCgagatcatcaacaaaaagggttaTGACGGCGCGAAGGCAGATATATGGTCCTGCGGAGTAATCCTCTATGTTCTATTGGCAGGCTACCTACCATTCCATGACTCAAACCTAATTGAAATGTACAGAAAAATAACAAAAGGGGAGTTTAGGTTCCCTCATCGGTTCCCTTCCGATGTCCGAAAGCTCCTCACCAGACTCCTTGACCCCAATCCCAACACTCGAATCACAATTGAGATGTTGGTAGAGAATCCATGGTTTCAAAAAGGATtcaagccggcggtggcaccaaccCCATCAGAAAGTTTGAGCAACCTGAAAGATGTGATTTCAGCTTTCAGCATTGAGATCAACAATGATGATCGCACTCAGAAAGCAGAAATGTCTGAGCCCATGAAACCTACCAGCCTAAATGCATTTGACATCATCGCTCTGTCCCCAGGATTTGATCTTTCAGGGCTCTTTGAGACGGGAAATAGAGAAAAGCAGGAGGCCAGATTTACAACCCAGAAGCCAGCTTCAGCAATAGTGTCAAAGCTTGAAGAGATTGCTGAAATGGAGCATTTCAAGGTAAAGAAGAAGGACGGATTGGTCAAGTTAGAGGGAAGAAAAGACGGAAGGAAAGGGCAACTTGCAATTGATGCAGAGATTTTTGAGGTCACACCTGCATTTTATGTTGTTGAGGTAAAGAAATCATCCGGAGACACAATGGAGTACCAGAAATTCTGCAACCAAGATCTTAAACCTTATCTCAAGGACATTGTATGGGCTTGGCAAGGAGCAGATCAGCACCAGCTACCACCTCTGCCACCAGCACCTCAGCCAAACTTAATGTCTGGCCCTGTCTCCTGA
- the LOC135617179 gene encoding tubby-like F-box protein 1 — translation MPRQRALLFALRGSSARNPPPPGRAEGEEEQEEEGVEVAAAAEEEEERWSTILPELLGEILRRVESSDRQWPLRKSLVSCACVCRRWRQVTTGVVGPPRDTGMITFAASLKQPGPRDLPIQCYIKRNKNNNTFCLYLSLTHTFMDKGKFLLAAQRFRHRAHVEYIISLDADDMSQRSNAYVGKLRSDFLGLNFKIYDSQPPFDGAEPLTNRVSRRFASKQISPQVPAGNFEIGQASYKFNLLKTRGPRRMLCTLQCPAENSCKVHQKIPRADASGSDAGSVVLKNKAPRWHDHLKCWCLNFHGRVTVASVKNFQLVASSNPNRAGDGAVDVYEPVLLQFGKVGDDMFTMDYREPLSAFQAFAICLTSFGTKFACE, via the exons ATGCCGAGGCAGAGGGCGCTCCTATTCGCATTGAGGGGCTCGTCGGCGAGGAATCCGCCGCCTCCGGGACGGGCGGAGGgagaggaggagcaggaggaggagggggtggaggtggctgcggcggcggaggaggaggaggaacggtGGTCGACGATTCTGCCGGAGCTTCTGGGAGAGATCCTGCGGAGGGTGGAGTCGAGCGACCGGCAGTGGCCGCTGCGGAAGAGCCTGGTATCTTGCGCTTGCGTCTGCCGGAGGTGGCGCCAGGTCACCACCGGCGTCGTCGGGCCGCCCAGGGACACTGGGATGATCACCTTCGCTGCTTCCCTCAAGCAG CCCGGGCCGAGGGACCTTCCGATTCAATGCTATATCAAAAGGAACAAAAATAACAACACGTTCTGTCTGTACCTCAGCTTGACCCATA CATTCATGGATAAGGGAAAATTTCTGTTAGCGGCTCAAAGGTTTAGGCATCGTGCTCATGTAGAGTACATCATCTCTCTTGACGCTGATGACATGTCCCAAAGAAGCAATGCATATGTTGGAAAATTGAG ATCTGATTTCTTGGGCCTCAATTTTAAGATCTATGACAGTCAACCGCCATTTGATGGTGCCGAGCCATTGACCAACCGAGTGAGTAGACGTTTTGCCAGCAAGCAGATTAGCCCACAGGTCCCAGCTGGTAATTTTGAGATCGGCCAGGCATCTTACAAATTCAATCTCCTGAAAACCAGAGGGCCCAGAAGAATGCTGTGCACACTGCAGTGCCCAGCCGAAAATTCGTGCAAAGTGCATCAGAAGATACCCAGAGCCGATGCCTCTGGATCAGATGCCGGATCTGTGGTTCTGAAGAACAAGGCGCCAAGGTGGCACGATCATCTGAAGTGCTGGTGCTTGAACTTCCATGGTCGTGTTACTGTTGCCTCGGTGAAGAACTTCCAGCTGGTGGCatcatcaaatcctaaccgagcaggGGACGGCGCCGTTGATGTTTACGAGCCCGTGCTACTTCAGTTCGGGAAAGTCGGGGATGACATGTTCACCATGGACTACCGGGAACCACTCTCGGCCTTCCAGGCATTTGCCATCTGCCTCACCAGCTTCGGCACAAAGTTTGCTTGTGAATAG